The Mycolicibacterium mageritense genome contains a region encoding:
- a CDS encoding steroid 3-ketoacyl-CoA thiolase, with protein MGNPVIVEATRSPIGKRNGWLSGLHATELLGAVQKALVEKAGIEAGDVEQLIGGCVTQYGEQSNNITRVGWLTAGLPEHVGATTIDCQCGSAQQANHLIAGLIATGAIDIGIACGVEAMSRVGLGANAGPDRSLIRASSWDIDMPNQFEAAERIAKRRGITRADVDALGLASQAKAKQAWAEGRFDREISPISAPVLDENKQPTAEWAPVSRDQGLRDTTAEGLASLNPVMEGGIHTAGTSSQISDGAAAVLWMDEDRARALGLKPRARIVAQANVGAETFYHLDGPVQSTARVLEKAGMKLGDIDLVEINEAFASVVLSWAQVHDADMDKVNVNGGAIALGHPVGSTGARLITTALHELERTDKSTALITMCAGGALSTGTIIERI; from the coding sequence ATGGGTAATCCTGTCATCGTCGAAGCCACCCGCAGCCCCATCGGCAAGCGCAATGGCTGGTTGTCCGGCCTGCACGCCACCGAACTGCTGGGCGCGGTGCAGAAGGCACTCGTCGAGAAGGCCGGCATCGAGGCCGGTGACGTCGAGCAGCTCATCGGCGGCTGCGTCACGCAGTACGGCGAGCAATCCAACAACATCACCCGCGTGGGGTGGCTGACCGCAGGTTTGCCCGAGCATGTCGGTGCAACGACCATCGACTGCCAGTGCGGTAGCGCGCAGCAGGCCAACCACCTGATCGCCGGCCTGATCGCCACGGGCGCGATCGACATCGGCATTGCCTGCGGTGTCGAGGCCATGAGCCGCGTCGGGCTGGGCGCCAACGCGGGGCCGGACCGCAGCCTGATCCGCGCGTCGTCGTGGGACATCGACATGCCCAACCAATTCGAGGCCGCCGAGCGCATCGCCAAGCGGCGGGGCATCACGCGCGCCGACGTCGACGCCCTCGGGTTGGCGTCGCAGGCCAAGGCCAAGCAGGCCTGGGCCGAGGGCCGCTTCGACCGCGAGATCTCCCCGATCTCCGCGCCGGTGCTCGACGAGAACAAGCAGCCGACCGCCGAATGGGCGCCGGTCAGCCGCGACCAGGGGCTGCGCGACACCACCGCAGAAGGACTGGCGTCGCTGAACCCGGTGATGGAAGGCGGTATTCACACCGCGGGCACGTCGTCGCAGATTTCCGACGGCGCGGCCGCGGTGCTCTGGATGGACGAGGACAGGGCACGTGCGCTCGGCCTCAAGCCCCGCGCCCGCATCGTCGCGCAGGCCAACGTCGGTGCCGAGACCTTCTACCACCTCGACGGCCCGGTGCAGTCGACCGCGCGCGTGCTGGAGAAGGCAGGCATGAAGCTCGGCGACATCGACCTCGTCGAGATCAACGAGGCGTTCGCGTCAGTTGTGCTGTCGTGGGCGCAGGTCCACGATGCCGACATGGACAAGGTCAACGTCAACGGCGGCGCCATCGCGCTCGGCCACCCGGTCGGCTCCACGGGCGCGCGCCTGATCACCACAGCGCTGCACGAGTTGGAGCGCACCGACAAGAGCACCGCGCTGATCACGATGTGCGCGGGCGGCGCGCTGTCGACCGGAACCATCATCGAGAGAATCTGA
- a CDS encoding nitroreductase family deazaflavin-dependent oxidoreductase — MANPPRALNSKPVGFLIKQMSRANTWIFKKSNGRFGDKFLRGAPVGILTTIGRKTGEPRESPLLFLQEGRRIVLVASQGGRATNPMWYLNLTANPTVSFQTKTEVLKLTARDATDAERDEYWPKLDAMYPDFKDYRSYTDRKIPIVICDPA, encoded by the coding sequence ATGGCCAATCCGCCCAGAGCCCTCAATTCGAAGCCCGTCGGCTTCCTCATCAAGCAGATGTCGCGCGCCAACACGTGGATCTTCAAGAAGTCCAACGGCCGGTTCGGGGACAAGTTCTTGCGCGGCGCTCCGGTCGGGATCCTGACCACCATCGGCCGCAAGACCGGTGAGCCGCGGGAGAGCCCGTTGCTGTTCCTGCAGGAGGGCCGGCGCATTGTGCTGGTCGCTTCGCAGGGCGGACGGGCGACCAACCCGATGTGGTACCTGAACCTGACCGCCAATCCCACGGTGAGCTTCCAGACCAAGACCGAGGTGCTGAAGCTGACCGCGCGCGATGCCACCGACGCCGAGCGCGACGAGTACTGGCCCAAGCTCGACGCGATGTATCCGGACTTCAAGGATTACCGGTCCTACACCGACCGCAAGATCCCGATAGTCATCTGCGACCCGGCCTGA